In Phragmites australis chromosome 16, lpPhrAust1.1, whole genome shotgun sequence, one DNA window encodes the following:
- the LOC133895699 gene encoding histone-lysine N-methyltransferase ATXR7-like isoform X1: protein MIYQENVCSIDSNGGIYPQSGLGYLFGRNGTQGVHLQHQPLEGCMYVNEHGQMCGPYSPEKLYEGLSTGFLPQDLAIYVMFGGVMANPVPLSFLKQFLSQWNFGAALSTNEPMETKKVTSNDKVVLPDALSSEESCWMFEDAEGCRQGPHSLAELSYWHHNSYIHDLSMIYHVDGKFGPFTLVSLIGWWSGGHAERLEATSNDSASLNGLMGDIVDDISHQLHAGIMKSARRILVDEIFSCVLPDLIASNKTEKQLAAKLKKQATKPDSVGNKKVPALKAKVDTPSTVPKKGNSSYHMAITDSSVAIQSPAVYDKFADVLSAVWQTIYYESMKSIWDGVLSDPVIGYCDVWLQRNCQLNLPSTIISFTPDNTNAQDSDEMPPKDLDAPECEMDFPPGFGPSWESAESSLSSSLLEVNYGTDKIDWKSESSTTLFSGPLAGVQMTLANELYVASKQSVFHYFEEVIAEEITNCLCFGLESSINREQIGTPTHAPESPINAGVSTHETLDPGEMALDEELNTIEMATITMISSAGTATDETLKVPEMTTDKMHNPHAEHLPLCLSYASIFEKMNICKTVELDETFDEVPPGMETALVPLAFMGKNRYQPSKSMNPIPVISRYIALALCRQGLHEIFVKEWTSLIPDTISKCFDAWFTRQNHVPKSAGGSSKLKEYTYYRKRVFFIKVWG from the exons ATGATTTATCAG GAAAATGTTTGTTCAATTGATAGCAATGGTGGGATTTATCCGCAGTCTGGGCTTGGATATTTGTTTGGTCGAAATGGGACGCAGGGTGTACATCTGCAACATCAACCTTTGGAAGGTTGCATGTATGTGAATGAGCACGGCCAGATGTGTGGACCTTACTCTCCTGAAAAGCTGTATGAGGGGCTATCCACTGGTTTCTTGCCTCAAGATCTTGCTATCTACGTGATGTTTGGTGGGGTAATGGCCAATCCTGTGCCCTTAAGCTTTTTGAAGCAGTTCCTTTCACAATGGAATTTTGGTGCTGCACTCTCCACAAATGAACCCATGGAGACAAAGAAAGTAACTTCCAATGATAAAGTCGTTCTTCCAGAT GCTCTTTCAAGCGAAGAATCATGCTGGATGTTTGAGGATGCAGAAGGCTGCCGACAAGGGCCACATTCTCTTGCTGAACTTTCCTATTGGCATCATAATAGCTATATCCACGATCTTTCAATG ATTTATCATGTTGATGGCAAATTTGGTCCATTCACACTTGTATCACTGATTGGTTGGTGGAGTGGAGGTCATGCAGAGCGTTTGGAAGCTACATCTAATGATTCTGCATCATTAAATGGCTTAATGGGTGACATAGTTGATGATATCAGCCATCAGCTGCATGCAGGGATAATGAAATCAGCTCGCAGGATTTTAGTTGATGAAATATTCAGTTGTGTACTTCCAGATTTAATTGCTTCCAATAAGACTGAGAAGCAACTGGCTGCAAAACTGAAGAAACAAGCTACTAAG CCTGACAGTGTGGGCAACAAGAAGGTTCCTGCGCTTAAGGCCAAGGTTGACACACCATCTACTGTTCCAAAAAAAGGCAACTCCTCGTATCATATGGCCATAACAGATTCTTCTGTGGCTATTCAATCCCCAGCAGTGTATGATAAATTTGCTGATGTACTATCAGCAGTTTGGCAAACAATTTATTATGAATCTATGAAGAGTATCTGGGATGGAGTACTATCGGACCCTGTTATAGGCTACTGTGATGTATGGTTACAGAGAAATTGCCAGTTGAATCTGCCCTCTACGATTATTTCTTTCACCCCAGATAACACAAACGCCCAAGACAGTGATGAAATGCCACCAAAG GATTTGGACGCTCCTGAATGCGAAATGGATTTCCCACCTGGATTTGGACCAAGCTGGGAATCTGCTGAGAGCTCCCTCTCTTCATCCTTGTTAGAAGTCAATTATGGAACTGACAAAATTGACTGGAAATCTGAATCAAGCACCACTTTATTTTCTGGCCCCCTAGCAGGAGTTCAGATGACGCTGGCGAACGAACTATATGTCGCATCAAAGCAATCTGTATTTCACTATTTTGAGGAGGTTATTGCAGAGGAGATAACAAATTGTTTATGCTTTGGACTTGAAAGCAGTATTAATCGA GAACAAATTGGTACCCCTACTCACGCACCAGAGTCACCCATTAATGCCGGAGTGTCTACACATGAAACACTCGATCCTGGTGAAATGGCTCTAGATGAAGAGTTGAATACCATTGAAATGGCTACAATCACAATGATCAGTTCAGCTGGAACGGCTACAGATGAAACATTGAAGGTTCCAGAAATGACAACAGATAAAATGCACAATCCTCATG CGGAACACCTGCCCCTTTGTTTGTCTTATGCAAGTATATTTGAAAAGATGAATATATGTAAGACAGTGGAGTTGGATGAGACTTTTGATGAAGTGCCTCCTGGAATGGAGACTGCCTTAGTTCCTTTGGCATTTATGGGCAAAAACAGATATCAGCCTTCAAAATCAATGAACCCTATTCCTGTGATTTCTAGATATATTGCCTTGGCTCTCTGCCGGCAAGGACTACATGAGATTTTTGTGAAAGAGTGGACATCTCTCATCCCAGATACCATTAGCAAGTGCTTCGATGCATGGTTCACCAGGCAAAATCATGTACCTAAAAGTGCAGGTGGATCATCAAAACTCAAAGAATATACATACTACAGGAAGAG agttttttttatcaaagtatGGGGTTGA
- the LOC133895699 gene encoding histone-lysine N-methyltransferase ATXR7-like isoform X2, with the protein MQENVCSIDSNGGIYPQSGLGYLFGRNGTQGVHLQHQPLEGCMYVNEHGQMCGPYSPEKLYEGLSTGFLPQDLAIYVMFGGVMANPVPLSFLKQFLSQWNFGAALSTNEPMETKKVTSNDKVVLPDALSSEESCWMFEDAEGCRQGPHSLAELSYWHHNSYIHDLSMIYHVDGKFGPFTLVSLIGWWSGGHAERLEATSNDSASLNGLMGDIVDDISHQLHAGIMKSARRILVDEIFSCVLPDLIASNKTEKQLAAKLKKQATKPDSVGNKKVPALKAKVDTPSTVPKKGNSSYHMAITDSSVAIQSPAVYDKFADVLSAVWQTIYYESMKSIWDGVLSDPVIGYCDVWLQRNCQLNLPSTIISFTPDNTNAQDSDEMPPKDLDAPECEMDFPPGFGPSWESAESSLSSSLLEVNYGTDKIDWKSESSTTLFSGPLAGVQMTLANELYVASKQSVFHYFEEVIAEEITNCLCFGLESSINREQIGTPTHAPESPINAGVSTHETLDPGEMALDEELNTIEMATITMISSAGTATDETLKVPEMTTDKMHNPHAEHLPLCLSYASIFEKMNICKTVELDETFDEVPPGMETALVPLAFMGKNRYQPSKSMNPIPVISRYIALALCRQGLHEIFVKEWTSLIPDTISKCFDAWFTRQNHVPKSAGGSSKLKEYTYYRKRVFFIKVWG; encoded by the exons ATGCAGGAAAATGTTTGTTCAATTGATAGCAATGGTGGGATTTATCCGCAGTCTGGGCTTGGATATTTGTTTGGTCGAAATGGGACGCAGGGTGTACATCTGCAACATCAACCTTTGGAAGGTTGCATGTATGTGAATGAGCACGGCCAGATGTGTGGACCTTACTCTCCTGAAAAGCTGTATGAGGGGCTATCCACTGGTTTCTTGCCTCAAGATCTTGCTATCTACGTGATGTTTGGTGGGGTAATGGCCAATCCTGTGCCCTTAAGCTTTTTGAAGCAGTTCCTTTCACAATGGAATTTTGGTGCTGCACTCTCCACAAATGAACCCATGGAGACAAAGAAAGTAACTTCCAATGATAAAGTCGTTCTTCCAGAT GCTCTTTCAAGCGAAGAATCATGCTGGATGTTTGAGGATGCAGAAGGCTGCCGACAAGGGCCACATTCTCTTGCTGAACTTTCCTATTGGCATCATAATAGCTATATCCACGATCTTTCAATG ATTTATCATGTTGATGGCAAATTTGGTCCATTCACACTTGTATCACTGATTGGTTGGTGGAGTGGAGGTCATGCAGAGCGTTTGGAAGCTACATCTAATGATTCTGCATCATTAAATGGCTTAATGGGTGACATAGTTGATGATATCAGCCATCAGCTGCATGCAGGGATAATGAAATCAGCTCGCAGGATTTTAGTTGATGAAATATTCAGTTGTGTACTTCCAGATTTAATTGCTTCCAATAAGACTGAGAAGCAACTGGCTGCAAAACTGAAGAAACAAGCTACTAAG CCTGACAGTGTGGGCAACAAGAAGGTTCCTGCGCTTAAGGCCAAGGTTGACACACCATCTACTGTTCCAAAAAAAGGCAACTCCTCGTATCATATGGCCATAACAGATTCTTCTGTGGCTATTCAATCCCCAGCAGTGTATGATAAATTTGCTGATGTACTATCAGCAGTTTGGCAAACAATTTATTATGAATCTATGAAGAGTATCTGGGATGGAGTACTATCGGACCCTGTTATAGGCTACTGTGATGTATGGTTACAGAGAAATTGCCAGTTGAATCTGCCCTCTACGATTATTTCTTTCACCCCAGATAACACAAACGCCCAAGACAGTGATGAAATGCCACCAAAG GATTTGGACGCTCCTGAATGCGAAATGGATTTCCCACCTGGATTTGGACCAAGCTGGGAATCTGCTGAGAGCTCCCTCTCTTCATCCTTGTTAGAAGTCAATTATGGAACTGACAAAATTGACTGGAAATCTGAATCAAGCACCACTTTATTTTCTGGCCCCCTAGCAGGAGTTCAGATGACGCTGGCGAACGAACTATATGTCGCATCAAAGCAATCTGTATTTCACTATTTTGAGGAGGTTATTGCAGAGGAGATAACAAATTGTTTATGCTTTGGACTTGAAAGCAGTATTAATCGA GAACAAATTGGTACCCCTACTCACGCACCAGAGTCACCCATTAATGCCGGAGTGTCTACACATGAAACACTCGATCCTGGTGAAATGGCTCTAGATGAAGAGTTGAATACCATTGAAATGGCTACAATCACAATGATCAGTTCAGCTGGAACGGCTACAGATGAAACATTGAAGGTTCCAGAAATGACAACAGATAAAATGCACAATCCTCATG CGGAACACCTGCCCCTTTGTTTGTCTTATGCAAGTATATTTGAAAAGATGAATATATGTAAGACAGTGGAGTTGGATGAGACTTTTGATGAAGTGCCTCCTGGAATGGAGACTGCCTTAGTTCCTTTGGCATTTATGGGCAAAAACAGATATCAGCCTTCAAAATCAATGAACCCTATTCCTGTGATTTCTAGATATATTGCCTTGGCTCTCTGCCGGCAAGGACTACATGAGATTTTTGTGAAAGAGTGGACATCTCTCATCCCAGATACCATTAGCAAGTGCTTCGATGCATGGTTCACCAGGCAAAATCATGTACCTAAAAGTGCAGGTGGATCATCAAAACTCAAAGAATATACATACTACAGGAAGAG agttttttttatcaaagtatGGGGTTGA
- the LOC133895699 gene encoding histone-lysine N-methyltransferase ATXR7-like isoform X3: MYVNEHGQMCGPYSPEKLYEGLSTGFLPQDLAIYVMFGGVMANPVPLSFLKQFLSQWNFGAALSTNEPMETKKVTSNDKVVLPDALSSEESCWMFEDAEGCRQGPHSLAELSYWHHNSYIHDLSMIYHVDGKFGPFTLVSLIGWWSGGHAERLEATSNDSASLNGLMGDIVDDISHQLHAGIMKSARRILVDEIFSCVLPDLIASNKTEKQLAAKLKKQATKPDSVGNKKVPALKAKVDTPSTVPKKGNSSYHMAITDSSVAIQSPAVYDKFADVLSAVWQTIYYESMKSIWDGVLSDPVIGYCDVWLQRNCQLNLPSTIISFTPDNTNAQDSDEMPPKDLDAPECEMDFPPGFGPSWESAESSLSSSLLEVNYGTDKIDWKSESSTTLFSGPLAGVQMTLANELYVASKQSVFHYFEEVIAEEITNCLCFGLESSINREQIGTPTHAPESPINAGVSTHETLDPGEMALDEELNTIEMATITMISSAGTATDETLKVPEMTTDKMHNPHAEHLPLCLSYASIFEKMNICKTVELDETFDEVPPGMETALVPLAFMGKNRYQPSKSMNPIPVISRYIALALCRQGLHEIFVKEWTSLIPDTISKCFDAWFTRQNHVPKSAGGSSKLKEYTYYRKRVFFIKVWG, from the exons ATGTATGTGAATGAGCACGGCCAGATGTGTGGACCTTACTCTCCTGAAAAGCTGTATGAGGGGCTATCCACTGGTTTCTTGCCTCAAGATCTTGCTATCTACGTGATGTTTGGTGGGGTAATGGCCAATCCTGTGCCCTTAAGCTTTTTGAAGCAGTTCCTTTCACAATGGAATTTTGGTGCTGCACTCTCCACAAATGAACCCATGGAGACAAAGAAAGTAACTTCCAATGATAAAGTCGTTCTTCCAGAT GCTCTTTCAAGCGAAGAATCATGCTGGATGTTTGAGGATGCAGAAGGCTGCCGACAAGGGCCACATTCTCTTGCTGAACTTTCCTATTGGCATCATAATAGCTATATCCACGATCTTTCAATG ATTTATCATGTTGATGGCAAATTTGGTCCATTCACACTTGTATCACTGATTGGTTGGTGGAGTGGAGGTCATGCAGAGCGTTTGGAAGCTACATCTAATGATTCTGCATCATTAAATGGCTTAATGGGTGACATAGTTGATGATATCAGCCATCAGCTGCATGCAGGGATAATGAAATCAGCTCGCAGGATTTTAGTTGATGAAATATTCAGTTGTGTACTTCCAGATTTAATTGCTTCCAATAAGACTGAGAAGCAACTGGCTGCAAAACTGAAGAAACAAGCTACTAAG CCTGACAGTGTGGGCAACAAGAAGGTTCCTGCGCTTAAGGCCAAGGTTGACACACCATCTACTGTTCCAAAAAAAGGCAACTCCTCGTATCATATGGCCATAACAGATTCTTCTGTGGCTATTCAATCCCCAGCAGTGTATGATAAATTTGCTGATGTACTATCAGCAGTTTGGCAAACAATTTATTATGAATCTATGAAGAGTATCTGGGATGGAGTACTATCGGACCCTGTTATAGGCTACTGTGATGTATGGTTACAGAGAAATTGCCAGTTGAATCTGCCCTCTACGATTATTTCTTTCACCCCAGATAACACAAACGCCCAAGACAGTGATGAAATGCCACCAAAG GATTTGGACGCTCCTGAATGCGAAATGGATTTCCCACCTGGATTTGGACCAAGCTGGGAATCTGCTGAGAGCTCCCTCTCTTCATCCTTGTTAGAAGTCAATTATGGAACTGACAAAATTGACTGGAAATCTGAATCAAGCACCACTTTATTTTCTGGCCCCCTAGCAGGAGTTCAGATGACGCTGGCGAACGAACTATATGTCGCATCAAAGCAATCTGTATTTCACTATTTTGAGGAGGTTATTGCAGAGGAGATAACAAATTGTTTATGCTTTGGACTTGAAAGCAGTATTAATCGA GAACAAATTGGTACCCCTACTCACGCACCAGAGTCACCCATTAATGCCGGAGTGTCTACACATGAAACACTCGATCCTGGTGAAATGGCTCTAGATGAAGAGTTGAATACCATTGAAATGGCTACAATCACAATGATCAGTTCAGCTGGAACGGCTACAGATGAAACATTGAAGGTTCCAGAAATGACAACAGATAAAATGCACAATCCTCATG CGGAACACCTGCCCCTTTGTTTGTCTTATGCAAGTATATTTGAAAAGATGAATATATGTAAGACAGTGGAGTTGGATGAGACTTTTGATGAAGTGCCTCCTGGAATGGAGACTGCCTTAGTTCCTTTGGCATTTATGGGCAAAAACAGATATCAGCCTTCAAAATCAATGAACCCTATTCCTGTGATTTCTAGATATATTGCCTTGGCTCTCTGCCGGCAAGGACTACATGAGATTTTTGTGAAAGAGTGGACATCTCTCATCCCAGATACCATTAGCAAGTGCTTCGATGCATGGTTCACCAGGCAAAATCATGTACCTAAAAGTGCAGGTGGATCATCAAAACTCAAAGAATATACATACTACAGGAAGAG agttttttttatcaaagtatGGGGTTGA
- the LOC133896462 gene encoding probable polygalacturonase: MAHATAHEPVPPLPWPRPAPLLVFLAVLATSYLALTRLPAAAPLAALIAPPPGRDAALIAREPGNRDSCAGFYGGAGPVRAVTASLEEFGAVGDGATSNTAAFRRAVAALEERTRAAGGDGGARLEVPPGRWVTGSFNLTSRFTLFLHDGAVILGSQDPEEWPLIAPLPSYGRGRERLGPRHISLIHGEDLNDVVITGNNGTLDGQGKMWWELWWNRTLNHTRGHLIELVNSTNILISNITLRNSPFWTVHPVYCSNVVMKDLTILAPLNAPNTDGIDPDSSSEVCVEDCYIESGDDLVAIKSGWDQYGISVGKPCSNIVIQRVSGTTPTCSGVGFGSEMSGGISNVLVRDLHVWNSASAVRLKTDVGRGGYITNITIANVTMEKVKVPIRFSRGADDHSDDKYDRNALPKISNVRISDIVGVGLQRAPMLEAVHGAVYEGICFRNVSLRGIRRRDGWHCESVYGEAHEVFPAPCEEFRKKKSSSWCGFS, translated from the exons ATGGCTCACGCAACCGCTCACGAGCCCGTGCCGCCGCTCCCGTGGCCACGCCCGGCGCCTCTCCTCGTCTTCCTCGCCGTCCTTGCCACCTCCTACCTCGCTCTCAcccgcctccccgccgccgcgccgctcgccgcccTGATCGCCCCTCCTCCTGGCCGCGACGCCGCCCTGATCGCCCGCGAGCCAGGCAACAGGGACAGCTGCGCCGGGTTCTACGGCGGCGCGGGGCCGGTGCGCGCGGTGACGGCGTCGCTGGAGGAGTTCGGCGCCGTGGGCGACGGGGCCACGTCCAACACGGCGGCGTTCCGGCGCGCGGTGGCGGCGCTGGAGGAGAGGACCAGGGCGGCGGGCGGGGACGGCGGCGCCAGGCTGGAGGTGCCGCCCGGGAGGTGGGTCACGGGCAGCTTCAACCTCACCAGCCGCTTCACCCTCTTCCTGCACGACGGTGCAGTCATCCTTGGCTCCCAG GATCCAGAAGAGTGGCCTCTCATTGCCCCATTGCCATCTTATGGGCGCGGGAGGGAAAGATTAGGACCACGCCATATCAGCCTCATCCACGGAGAGGACCTAAATGATGTTGTTATTACTG GTAACAATGGGACCTTAGATGGCCAAGGAAAGATGTGGTGGGAACTATGGTGGAACCGAACTTTAAATCACACAAGAGGCCATCTCATTGAGCTTGTGAACTCAACCAACATCTTAATCTCCAATATCACACTGCGCAACTCTCCATTCTGGACAGTGCATCCAGTCTACTGCAG CAACGTGGTGATGAAGGATCTGACCATACTGGCTCCACTGAATGCTCCAAACACTGATGGCATTGATCCAG ACTCGAGCTCAGAAGTTTGTGTTGAAGACTGTTATATTGAAAGCGGTGATGATCTAGTTGCTATCAAGAGTGGCTGGGATCAGTACGGGATCTCTGTTGGCAAACCCTGTTCCAACATTGTCATCCAGAGGGTCTCTGGCACAACTCCAACATGCTCAGGTGTCGGTTTTGGAAGTGAGATGTCAGGTGGCATATCAAATGTGCTTGTGCGTGACCTCCATGTATGGAATTCTGCTTCAGCAGTGAGGCTCAAGACCGACGTAGGGCGTGGTGGGTACATAACCAACATCACCATAGCAAATGTGACGATGGAAAAGGTCAAGGTACCGATAAGATTCAGTCGGGGTGCAGATGACCATTCAGATGATAAGTATGACCGAAATGCGCTGCCAAAGATCAGTAATGTTCGTATCAGTGACATTGTCGGTGTAGGCCTGCAGCGTGCGCCAATGTTGGAGGCAGTGCATGGTGCGGTTTATGAAGGGATTTGCTTCAGAAATGTTAGCTTAAGAGGCATAAGGCGGCGCGATGGATGGCATTGTGAGTCTGTGTATGGAGAGGCGCATGAAGTTTTCCCTGCACCTTGTGAAGAGTTTAGGAAAAAGAAATCTTCATCATGGTGTGGTTTTTCTTGA
- the LOC133895968 gene encoding GDP-mannose transporter GONST1, with amino-acid sequence MREASSPPPRHFPRHLAARVHLGPTPSVMGSRILQLDIPADSEASPRRNVPGSVSSPLMNGEKSVFRDQNAGFTALASPVRREIGNRSMTRSFCVDDNDLEDGKASKDRDRPSQFLRLPNIQNRALLSGLAYCISSCSMILVNKFVLSGYGFNAPIFLMLYQNIVSVTIVSTLSLSGAIPTEPLTWKLIKVWLPVNIIFVGMLITSMFSLKYINVAMLTILKNVANVLTASGETYFFNKHHGTQVWIALILMIISAAAGGVTDLSFHAVGYTWQIINCFLTASYSLTLRHVMDSAKQATKSGNLNELSMVLLNNILSLPLGIILVLGFNEVEYLLETPLLRMPEFWLVITASGVLGLAISFTSMWFLHQTSATTYSLVGSLNKIPLSVAGIVLFKVRTSMENSLSILFGLLAGVFFARAKLRDNSPS; translated from the exons ATGCGCGAGGCCTCCTCGCCTCCGCCGCGCCATTTCCCccgccacctcgccgcccgGGTGCACCTGGGACCCACACCAAGCGTCATGGGCTCCAG AATCCTTCAGTTAGACATTCCTGCAGACTCTGAGGCCTCTCCTAGGAGAAATGTACCAGGGAGTGTAAGTAGCCCTCTCATGAATGGGGAAAAGAGTGTATTTCGGGATCAGAATGCAGGGTTCACTGCACTTGCAAGTCCTGTGAGGAGAGAAATTGGAAACAG ATCTATGACGAGGTCCTTCTGTGTTGATGACAATGACTTGGAAGATGGTAAGGCCTCAAAAGACAGAGACCGGCCTTCGCAGTTCCTCAGGCTCCCAAATATACAGAATCGGGCTCTTCTATCTGGTCTGGCTTACTGCATATCATCATGCAGCATGATTTTAGTTAATAAATTTGTTCTGTCTGGCTACGGTTTCAATGCTCCAATTTTTTTGATGCTATACCAG AACATTGTATCGGTGACCATAGTTTCCACACTTTCTCTGTCTGGTGCTATTCCAACTGAGCCATTAACATGGAAACTAATCAAAGTTTGGTTGCCTGTGAATATCATTTTTGTTGGAATGCTGATCACAAGCATGTTTAG TTTGAAGTACATTAATGTGGCAATGTTGACTATATTGAAGAATGTCGCCAATGTCTTAACTGCTTCTGGAGAAACCTACTTTTTCAATAAGCATCATGGTACTCAAGTTTGGATTGCTCTTATATTGATG ATAATCTCTGCAGCTGCAGGAGGAGTAACAGACCTGTCCTTCCATGCAGTCGGATATACCTGGCAGATCATAAACTGTTTTCTGACAGCATCATATTCG ctTACATTGCGGCATGTAATGGACAGTGCTAAGCAAGCCACCAAGTCTGGGAACTTGAACGAGTTGTCAATGGTGTTACTGAATAACATTCTTTCGCTGCCATTGGGAATTATCCTTGTGCTTGGTTTTAATGAAGTGGAGTACCTTTTGGAGAC ACCTCTCCTGAGGATGCCTGAATTTTGGTTGGTCATCACGGCCAGTGGAGTTTTGGGGCTTGCAATCAGCTTTACTTCGATGTGGTTTCTTCATCAGACAAGCGCGACAACATACAG CCTTGTGGGCTCCCTAAATAAGATTCCTCTCTCTGTTGCTGGAATCGTTCTCTTCAAAGTTCGTACAAGCATGGAGAATTCTTTGAGCATTCTGTTTG GTTTATTAGCAGGAGTATTTTTCGCCAGGGCCAAATTGCGAGATAACTCACCGTCCTAG